One genomic segment of Mytilus trossulus isolate FHL-02 chromosome 4, PNRI_Mtr1.1.1.hap1, whole genome shotgun sequence includes these proteins:
- the LOC134715007 gene encoding protein FAM193A-like isoform X3, translating into MSAADDKKAKRRKIKKSLVAKNLPRSSTCQNGTEASNLSNSPSETILSPAIDSETLRRLEKLMDASDDADSLELLSLSRGPNPYLDKERCLLCGCERQDPPEAAAYRIENSDCEKRAVETNLLTQLPLWVCPECRKSTDQEMEKKMSSNISGFMDPDLPPEPSSPPFLPEAALRFSSPPNTSNGSMCSCDACKEMREIEAQHDLETHELQNCWTVLRKLVRVMYGRREEDITPDNDTPTEEEARELVDRLCTRDPHQLFLRLESQVREFVIEMKVKLLKQLNSGYKTPPEAKAFISLLLDEYCHLCGVSRKMSEILTKLKTDHLAKFNVTWELHNKHLFQSIAYTEPSIQSSLHLIITQLRMGAASKESYNEDTYPNLLHRYLKFDDEMSVISVVWRDSQQLIEQYNEEQAALKLKQKMLKEDWEFFKAQRTILEQQVAKNDQPLPPHNFEQQFTETMRMMLQGTKPSQEECHCPRCNRKRCPCDECTITHMITCGIINPEALEDQENSSHINFLHDPNRYRIDVSPPSMSSTTSSSGSSSPIMVDHERLTLPFDETGDRNTEEIPEEIDGNSQSDIDDDEEDDDYDDEEDDEDEEEDEDDEDEEVEDDDDGDNENEDEIDIEEDKNNELEEQIDNKSISDLSSSWPNDDEGAEELINSEKCDCYHCVSQAKAEQMPPQTPTSKNYAEMRDRLRLRLKKKVGSQGDTKHKDTCAHAEHHMIEHHQPCEDKGSEELEELLHYINGTDNQKEEQEDKQLSAKAAKRARQKQRKAEEKARIEAEKLHQEKLERERELAKNLLNAAKLEESKNEKKKRKKRKQVEEIKQAEIKNSCDKREDPNLVRVPPLGREDTDNKVKNNVKLQVKLSDAPLKSPSTEIKKTVKIVKTDPVKTQRIIVEPLQTNGKVNLKAIKKPDLLKSSPVQPKVQVTKGASHSSPSSAKPVPEQTTKSSAKRKDNKNEKDVDTTEKRMDAGDVKPRKGKTVHNNNDIVVNKNIVQLNGNNNNKTVKKAATTPTPPKPSPPPPQQIKSSPTSSPSSPKKADTQKTKAVVNQSPPQDQQPKGGKKGKNKKKNRNSEDLSVIDEIFLPKSESDLENGELDETEKELEAFKRFCLDYTPVTREKLQVNMNIKDIFVKKKSGLSCT; encoded by the exons ACACTGAGAAGATTGGAGAAATTAATGGATGCAAGTGACGATGCAGATTCTTTAGAACTGTTATCTCTGTCACGTGGACCTAACCCGTACCTAGATAAGGAGAGATGTTTGTTGTGTGGCTGTGAAAGACAAGACCCTCCTGAAGCTGCTGCATATAGAATAG aaaATTCTGATTGTGAGAAGAGGGCAGTTGAAACAAACTTATTAACACAG CTTCCATTATGGGTTTGTCCAGAATGTAGAAAGTCAACTGACCAAGAAATGGAGAAAAAGATGTCTTCTAATATTTCAGGATTTATG GATCCTGATTTACCACCAGAACCATCATCTCCACCTTTCTTACCTGAAGCTGCTCTACGATTCAGTTCACCGCCAAATACCAGTAATGGAAGCATGTGTTCTTGTGATGCTTGTAAGGAAATGAG AGAAATTGAAGCACAACATGATCTTGAAACACACGAATTACAGAATTGTTGGACAGTGTTAAGAAAGTTAGTGCGAGTTATGTATGGTAGACGTGAAGAAGATATAACCCCAGATAACGACACACCTACTGAGGAGGAAGCTAGGGAATTAGTAGATAG ACTATGCACAAGAGATCCACACCAGTTATTTTTAAGATTAGAGTCCCAAGTGAGGGAATTTGTTATAGAGATGAAGGTGAaactattaaaacaattaaattcaGGATACAAGACACCCCCTGAAGCCAAAGCTttcatttcattgttattaGATGAATATTGTCATTTATGTGGTGTTTCAAGGAAGATGTCGGAAATATTAACAAAACTG aaaactGACCATCTTGCCAAGTTTAATGTGACCTGGGAGTTACATAACAAACATTTATTCCAATCCATAGCTTATACTGAACCATCCATACAGAGCAGTCTTCATCTGATAATAACACAACTAAG GATGGGTGCTGCATCTAAAGAATCTTACAATGAAGATACCTACCCTAATTTATTACATAGATATCTAAAGTTTGATGATGAAATGTCAGTGATATCTGTTGTATGGAGGGATAGTCAACAATTAATAGAACAATATAATGAAGAACAG GCTGccttaaaattaaaacagaagatGTTAAAAGAAGATTGGGAATTTTTCAAAGCACAGCGTACTATATTAGAACAACAGGTTGCAAAGAATGACCAACCACTTCCTCCTCACAA CTTTGAGCAGCAGTTTACAGAAACAATGAGGATGATGTTACAAGGCACCAAACCAAGTCAAGAAGAATGTCACTGTCCTAGATGTAATAGAAAAAG GTGTCCCTGTGATGAGTGTACTATAACACATATGATAACATGTGGTATTATAAACCCTGAAGCATTAGAAGATCAGGAGAATTCCAGTCACATAAACTTCCTGCATGACCCTAACCGGTATCGTATAGATGTTAGTCCACCTTCTATGTCCAGTACTACATCCAGTAGTGGCTCTTCTAGTCCAATAATGGTTGACCATGAACGACTCACTCTTCCATTTGATGAGACGGGTGACAG AAATACTGAAGAAATTCCAGAGGAGATAGATGGAAATAGTCAATCTGACATCGATGATGATGAAGAAGATGACGACTATGATGATGAGGAGGATGATGAAGATGAGGAGGAGGATGAGGATGACGAGGATGAGGAAGTTGAGGATGACGATGATGGggacaatgaaaatgaggatgAAATAGACATTGAAGAGgataaaaacaatgaattagAAGAACAAATAGATAATAAGAGTATTTCAGATTTGTCATCGTCGTGGCCAAATGATGACGAAGGAGCAGAGGAATTAATTAACTCAGAAAAATGTGATTGTTATCACTGTGTATCACAGGCAAAAGCTGAACAAATG CCTCCTCAAACACCAACTAGTAAGAATTATGCTGAAATGAGAGATAGACTGAGATTAAGGTTAAAGAAAAAAGTTGGAAGTCAA GGTGACACCAAACATAAAGACACCTGTGCTCATGCAGAGCACCATATGATAGAGCATCATCAGCCTTGTGAAGATAAAGGCTCAGAAGAATTGGAAGAACTACTACACTATATCAATGGTACAGATAATCAGAAGGAGGAACAGGAAGATAAACAACTTAGTGCTAAAGCAGCTAAACGTGCTAGACAGAAACAAAGAAAG GCTGAGGAAAAGGCCAGGATAGAGGCAGAAAAGTTACACCAGGAGAAATTGGAAAGGGAAAGAGAACTGGCAAAAAATTTGCTTAATGCTGCCAAGCTTGAagaaagtaaaaatgaaaagaaaaagagaaaGAAACGCAAACAGGTTGAAGAAATTAAGCAAGCAGAGATTAAAAATAGCTGTGATAAACGAGAGGATCCAAACTTAGTACGGGTCCCTCCATTAGGGAGAGAAGATACTGACAATAAAGtcaaaaacaatgtaaaacttCAAGTTAAACTTTCTGATGCTCCACTCAAATCTCCTTCCACTgagattaaaaaaacagttaaaatagTCAAGACTGATCCAGTTAAAACTCAAAGAATCATAGTTGAACCTcttcaaacaaatggaaaagtCAATTTAAAAGCAATTAAAAAGCCAGATCTACTGAAATCATCCCCTGTTCAACCTAAAGTACAAGTCACTAAAGGTGCCTCCCATTCGTCTCCAAGCAGTGCCAAACCTGTTCCAGAACAGACAACTAAATCATCAGCGAAGAGAAAAGAcaataaaaatgagaaagatGTAGATACAACAGAGAAAAGAATGGATGCTGGTGATGTAAAACCAAGGAAAGGAAAAACTGTTCacaataataatgatattgttgttaataaaaacattgttcAGTTAAATGggaataataacaataaaacagTAAAGAAAGCTGCTACCACTCCAACGCCTCCTAAACCGTCTCCTCCTCCTCCACAACAAATCAAATCTAGTCCTACTAGCTCGCCATCTTCTCCTAAGAAAGCCGACACTCAAAAGACAAAAGCAGTTGTTAACCAATCACCACCCCAGGATCAG caGCCTAAAGGTGGGAAAAAGGGaaagaacaaaaagaaaaataggaaCAGTGAAGATTTAAGTGTAATTG ATGAAATTTTCCTTCCCAAGTCAGAATCAGACCTTGAGAATGGTGAATTAGATGAAACTGAAAAAGAACTTGAAGCCTTCAAAAg ATTCTGTTTGGATTATACACCAGTTACTAGAGAAAAATTACAAGTCAACATGAATATTAAAGATATCTTTGTCAAGAAGAAATCTGGACTCAGCTGCACCTAA
- the LOC134715007 gene encoding protein FAM193A-like isoform X2 — MSAADDKKAKRRKIKKSLVAKNLPRSSTCQNGTEASNLSNSPSETILSPAIDSETLRRLEKLMDASDDADSLELLSLSRGPNPYLDKERCLLCGCERQDPPEAAAYRIENSDCEKRAVETNLLTQLPLWVCPECRKSTDQEMEKKMSSNISGFMDPDLPPEPSSPPFLPEAALRFSSPPNTSNGSMCSCDACKEMREIEAQHDLETHELQNCWTVLRKLVRVMYGRREEDITPDNDTPTEEEARELVDRLCTRDPHQLFLRLESQVREFVIEMKVKLLKQLNSGYKTPPEAKAFISLLLDEYCHLCGVSRKMSEILTKLKTDHLAKFNVTWELHNKHLFQSIAYTEPSIQSSLHLIITQLRMGAASKESYNEDTYPNLLHRYLKFDDEMSVISVVWRDSQQLIEQYNEEQAALKLKQKMLKEDWEFFKAQRTILEQQVAKNDQPLPPHNFEQQFTETMRMMLQGTKPSQEECHCPRCNRKRCPCDECTITHMITCGIINPEALEDQENSSHINFLHDPNRYRIDVSPPSMSSTTSSSGSSSPIMVDHERLTLPFDETGDRNTEEIPEEIDGNSQSDIDDDEEDDDYDDEEDDEDEEEDEDDEDEEVEDDDDGDNENEDEIDIEEDKNNELEEQIDNKSISDLSSSWPNDDEGAEELINSEKCDCYHCVSQAKAEQMIKVEENQCQCYVCLRQQGKAVSTSLPQQVAPTSQPGELHLYPHIHGSAGLHGFRSHVRPLLQPQLYDLHMPLGQPKPLIQSPKVPLKLDFDSPDGIHEHIYHAYGDWDNTYDSRMMLSNIPKYGHGLGSELLPAAPLTTNYTTNFLTEPFSVSTQTGMDTVMTSTSPSTSSFRTTTSVHTSLATTQANSDQTASITNNHLAISSVQSISQTLSSTTTNCSKNSTTPPCIRPVTLGGNIPQQKQPVLSEKLPAQPRKRQNSANSTNVNNSPVNHSNGGISDKVTQDFIQTAARNIREGAKEGMQMIRQFANSLNANVNTHTCNHNCRNSQNVQSCTEGPPPGCRNAVALPSSVNNVSVGTSTVCMEPDCEGHCDENGDGIDDSCSEQSSTNSSQKDGKYCDCCYCEFFGHGNPPQTPTSKNYAEMRDRLRLRLKKKVGSQGDTKHKDTCAHAEHHMIEHHQPCEDKGSEELEELLHYINGTDNQKEEQEDKQLSAKAAKRARQKQRKAEEKARIEAEKLHQEKLERERELAKNLLNAAKLEESKNEKKKRKKRKQVEEIKQAEIKNSCDKREDPNLVRVPPLGREDTDNKVKNNVKLQVKLSDAPLKSPSTEIKKTVKIVKTDPVKTQRIIVEPLQTNGKVNLKAIKKPDLLKSSPVQPKVQVTKGASHSSPSSAKPVPEQTTKSSAKRKDNKNEKDVDTTEKRMDAGDVKPRKGKTVHNNNDIVVNKNIVQLNGNNNNKTVKKAATTPTPPKPSPPPPQQIKSSPTSSPSSPKKADTQKTKAVVNQSPPQDQPKGGKKGKNKKKNRNSEDLSVIDEIFLPKSESDLENGELDETEKELEAFKRFCLDYTPVTREKLQVNMNIKDIFVKKKSGLSCT, encoded by the exons ACACTGAGAAGATTGGAGAAATTAATGGATGCAAGTGACGATGCAGATTCTTTAGAACTGTTATCTCTGTCACGTGGACCTAACCCGTACCTAGATAAGGAGAGATGTTTGTTGTGTGGCTGTGAAAGACAAGACCCTCCTGAAGCTGCTGCATATAGAATAG aaaATTCTGATTGTGAGAAGAGGGCAGTTGAAACAAACTTATTAACACAG CTTCCATTATGGGTTTGTCCAGAATGTAGAAAGTCAACTGACCAAGAAATGGAGAAAAAGATGTCTTCTAATATTTCAGGATTTATG GATCCTGATTTACCACCAGAACCATCATCTCCACCTTTCTTACCTGAAGCTGCTCTACGATTCAGTTCACCGCCAAATACCAGTAATGGAAGCATGTGTTCTTGTGATGCTTGTAAGGAAATGAG AGAAATTGAAGCACAACATGATCTTGAAACACACGAATTACAGAATTGTTGGACAGTGTTAAGAAAGTTAGTGCGAGTTATGTATGGTAGACGTGAAGAAGATATAACCCCAGATAACGACACACCTACTGAGGAGGAAGCTAGGGAATTAGTAGATAG ACTATGCACAAGAGATCCACACCAGTTATTTTTAAGATTAGAGTCCCAAGTGAGGGAATTTGTTATAGAGATGAAGGTGAaactattaaaacaattaaattcaGGATACAAGACACCCCCTGAAGCCAAAGCTttcatttcattgttattaGATGAATATTGTCATTTATGTGGTGTTTCAAGGAAGATGTCGGAAATATTAACAAAACTG aaaactGACCATCTTGCCAAGTTTAATGTGACCTGGGAGTTACATAACAAACATTTATTCCAATCCATAGCTTATACTGAACCATCCATACAGAGCAGTCTTCATCTGATAATAACACAACTAAG GATGGGTGCTGCATCTAAAGAATCTTACAATGAAGATACCTACCCTAATTTATTACATAGATATCTAAAGTTTGATGATGAAATGTCAGTGATATCTGTTGTATGGAGGGATAGTCAACAATTAATAGAACAATATAATGAAGAACAG GCTGccttaaaattaaaacagaagatGTTAAAAGAAGATTGGGAATTTTTCAAAGCACAGCGTACTATATTAGAACAACAGGTTGCAAAGAATGACCAACCACTTCCTCCTCACAA CTTTGAGCAGCAGTTTACAGAAACAATGAGGATGATGTTACAAGGCACCAAACCAAGTCAAGAAGAATGTCACTGTCCTAGATGTAATAGAAAAAG GTGTCCCTGTGATGAGTGTACTATAACACATATGATAACATGTGGTATTATAAACCCTGAAGCATTAGAAGATCAGGAGAATTCCAGTCACATAAACTTCCTGCATGACCCTAACCGGTATCGTATAGATGTTAGTCCACCTTCTATGTCCAGTACTACATCCAGTAGTGGCTCTTCTAGTCCAATAATGGTTGACCATGAACGACTCACTCTTCCATTTGATGAGACGGGTGACAG AAATACTGAAGAAATTCCAGAGGAGATAGATGGAAATAGTCAATCTGACATCGATGATGATGAAGAAGATGACGACTATGATGATGAGGAGGATGATGAAGATGAGGAGGAGGATGAGGATGACGAGGATGAGGAAGTTGAGGATGACGATGATGGggacaatgaaaatgaggatgAAATAGACATTGAAGAGgataaaaacaatgaattagAAGAACAAATAGATAATAAGAGTATTTCAGATTTGTCATCGTCGTGGCCAAATGATGACGAAGGAGCAGAGGAATTAATTAACTCAGAAAAATGTGATTGTTATCACTGTGTATCACAGGCAAAAGCTGAACAAATG ataaaagTGGAAGAAAATCAGTGTCAGTGCTATGTTTGTTTGCGACAACAAGGAAAAGCTGTTTCTACATCTTTACCTCAGCAAGTAGCACCAACATCTCAACCTGGTGAACTACATTTATATCCTCACATTCATGGTTCAGCTGGCCTTCATGGCTTCAGATCACATGTTAGACCCTTATTACAACCACAACTTTATGACTTACATATGCCACTAGGACAACCAAAACCTTTAATTCAGTCACCCAAAGTTCCACTTAAACTGGATTTCGATTCACCTGATGGAATTCATGAACATATTTACCATGCTTATGGAGACTGGGATAATACATATGATTCACGTATGATGCTGTCAAACATACCAAAGTATGGTCATGGATTAGGAAGTGAACTACTGCCAGCTGCTCCATTAACAACAAATTATACAACAAACTTTCTTACTGAGCCATTCTCTGTGTCAACACAGACAGGAATGGACACAGTCATGACATCAACATCACCCTCTACCAGTTCTTTCAGGACCACAACTAGCGTCCACACATCTCTGGCCACCACTCAGGCCAATAGTGACCAGACTGCCAGTATTACTAACAATCATCTTGCTATATCTAGTGTACAAAGTATTTCTCAAACGCTTTCTAGTACAACAACCAATTGTAGTAAAAATAGTACCACTCCTCCTTGTATAAGGCCAGTAACTCTTGGAGGGAACATTCCGCAACAGAAGCAGCCTGTGCTTTCAGAGAAACTGCCAGCTCAGCCACGTAAACGCCAGAATTCAGCCAATTCTACAAATGTAAATAACTCTCCTGTCAATCATTCCAATGGTGGAATATCAGATAAAGTTACTCAGGACTTCATTCAGACAGCGGCTAGAAATATACGTGAAGGTGCCAAAGAAGGAATGCAAATGATCCGTCAGTTTGCCAACAGTTTAAATGCTAATGTGAACACTCACACATGTAATCACAACTGTCGAAATTCTCAAAATGTTCAATCCTGTACTGAAGGTCCTCCCCCTGGGTGTCGTAATGCCGTAGCACTTCCCTCTTCTGTGAACAACGTTAGTGTAGGAACGTCCACTGTCTGTATGGAGCCTGATTGTGAAGGTCATTGTGATGAGAATGGAGATGGTATAGATGATAGTTGTTCAGAACAAAGCTCAACTAATTCCAGTCAGAAAGATGGCAAATACTGTGATTGTTGTTATTGTGAATTCTTTGGACATGGCAAT CCTCCTCAAACACCAACTAGTAAGAATTATGCTGAAATGAGAGATAGACTGAGATTAAGGTTAAAGAAAAAAGTTGGAAGTCAA GGTGACACCAAACATAAAGACACCTGTGCTCATGCAGAGCACCATATGATAGAGCATCATCAGCCTTGTGAAGATAAAGGCTCAGAAGAATTGGAAGAACTACTACACTATATCAATGGTACAGATAATCAGAAGGAGGAACAGGAAGATAAACAACTTAGTGCTAAAGCAGCTAAACGTGCTAGACAGAAACAAAGAAAG GCTGAGGAAAAGGCCAGGATAGAGGCAGAAAAGTTACACCAGGAGAAATTGGAAAGGGAAAGAGAACTGGCAAAAAATTTGCTTAATGCTGCCAAGCTTGAagaaagtaaaaatgaaaagaaaaagagaaaGAAACGCAAACAGGTTGAAGAAATTAAGCAAGCAGAGATTAAAAATAGCTGTGATAAACGAGAGGATCCAAACTTAGTACGGGTCCCTCCATTAGGGAGAGAAGATACTGACAATAAAGtcaaaaacaatgtaaaacttCAAGTTAAACTTTCTGATGCTCCACTCAAATCTCCTTCCACTgagattaaaaaaacagttaaaatagTCAAGACTGATCCAGTTAAAACTCAAAGAATCATAGTTGAACCTcttcaaacaaatggaaaagtCAATTTAAAAGCAATTAAAAAGCCAGATCTACTGAAATCATCCCCTGTTCAACCTAAAGTACAAGTCACTAAAGGTGCCTCCCATTCGTCTCCAAGCAGTGCCAAACCTGTTCCAGAACAGACAACTAAATCATCAGCGAAGAGAAAAGAcaataaaaatgagaaagatGTAGATACAACAGAGAAAAGAATGGATGCTGGTGATGTAAAACCAAGGAAAGGAAAAACTGTTCacaataataatgatattgttgttaataaaaacattgttcAGTTAAATGggaataataacaataaaacagTAAAGAAAGCTGCTACCACTCCAACGCCTCCTAAACCGTCTCCTCCTCCTCCACAACAAATCAAATCTAGTCCTACTAGCTCGCCATCTTCTCCTAAGAAAGCCGACACTCAAAAGACAAAAGCAGTTGTTAACCAATCACCACCCCAGGATCAG CCTAAAGGTGGGAAAAAGGGaaagaacaaaaagaaaaataggaaCAGTGAAGATTTAAGTGTAATTG ATGAAATTTTCCTTCCCAAGTCAGAATCAGACCTTGAGAATGGTGAATTAGATGAAACTGAAAAAGAACTTGAAGCCTTCAAAAg ATTCTGTTTGGATTATACACCAGTTACTAGAGAAAAATTACAAGTCAACATGAATATTAAAGATATCTTTGTCAAGAAGAAATCTGGACTCAGCTGCACCTAA